A stretch of DNA from Trueperaceae bacterium:
CTCGTTCGGCGCCGGCCTCACCTGGGCGTCGGCCGTCCTCACCTGGGGCCCCGCATGAGCGACGCGCACGTCGTCGCCGCCATCTTCCCCGGCCAGGGCTCGCAGGCCGTCGGCATGGCGCACGAGCTCTACGCCGCCTCCCCTGCGGCCAAGCGCGTGCTGGACGAGGCGGAGGCCGCCCTGCCAGGGCTCATGGCGCTCATGTGGGAAGGCCCTGCCGATGAGTTGCAGCTCACCGCCAACCAGCAGCCGGCCCTCGTGGCCGCCGGCGCCGCGGCGTTCGCCGCCTACTTGGAAGCGGGGGGCGCCGCCCCGCGCCTCGCGGCCGGCCACTCGCTAGGCGAGTACACGGCGCACGTCGCGGCCGGCACGCTGAGCGTGGCCGACGCCGTGCGCATCGTGCGCAAGCGCGGGCAGTACATGCAAGACGCCGTGCCGGCGGGCGCCGGCGCCATGGCGGCCGTCCTGAAGCTCGACGAGGGCGTCATCCGCGAGGTCCTCGCCGAGGTCGCCGCCGGCGGTCCGGCCGACCTCGTGGCGGTGGCCAACCTCAACGCCCCGGGCCAGACGGTCATCTCCGGCACCGCAGAGGGCGTGGCGAAGGCGTCGGACGCGCTCAAGGCCAAGGGCGGCCGCGCGATCCCCCTCAAGGTCAGCGCGCCCTTCCACTCGCCGCTCATGGCGCCCGCCGCCGCCCGCCTCGCTACGGACCTGGCCGCCGTCGCCTTCCTAGAGCCCGGCGTGAGCATCGTGTGCAACGTGACGGCCGAGCCGCTCCAAGGGGCGGCACAGGCGGCGCGGCTCCTGACGGAGCAGGTGACGGCGCCCGTGCGCTGGGTGGAGTGCGTCCGGAAGCTCGACGCGCTCGGCGCGACCCGCTACGTCGAGTTCGGCTCCGGCAGCGTGCTCGTCGGCCTGCTCGGGCGCATCCTGCCCGGCGCCAGCGGCGTGGCGGTCACGGACCCGGCGAGCCTCGCCGCCGCACTGGCCTAGCCGAGCGCGCGCAGGAGCCCGGGGCGACCTCGGCCGCCCAGGTAGCCGAGCGCGCCGTCGGCCGTCTTCCTGTAACGTCATCTTCCAAGGAGGTCTCGTGG
This window harbors:
- the fabD gene encoding ACP S-malonyltransferase; this translates as MSDAHVVAAIFPGQGSQAVGMAHELYAASPAAKRVLDEAEAALPGLMALMWEGPADELQLTANQQPALVAAGAAAFAAYLEAGGAAPRLAAGHSLGEYTAHVAAGTLSVADAVRIVRKRGQYMQDAVPAGAGAMAAVLKLDEGVIREVLAEVAAGGPADLVAVANLNAPGQTVISGTAEGVAKASDALKAKGGRAIPLKVSAPFHSPLMAPAAARLATDLAAVAFLEPGVSIVCNVTAEPLQGAAQAARLLTEQVTAPVRWVECVRKLDALGATRYVEFGSGSVLVGLLGRILPGASGVAVTDPASLAAALA